agaagaagaggaaggagaagaaggaggaggCGGTGTGCGTGACTGGAGCCAATGGGTTCTTAGGGTCATGGTTGGTGAAGACTTTACTGGAAGAGGGCTACACCCGCATCCACGCCTCCGTCTATCCTGCCTCCGACTCCTCCCACCTCCTCAACCTCCCTGCTGCCTGTGGCCTCCCTCCTCACGACATCAATATCACCATCTTCGAGGCCGATCTCCTCGACGCCGACGCCGTCGCCAGAGCCATCGAGGACTGCCACGGTGTCTTCCACGTGGCGTCCCCTTGCACCCTCGAGGACCCCACCGACCCCCAGGCTGAGCTAGTGCTGCCCGCCGTCCAGGGCACGCTCAATGTCCTCCAAGCCGCCTTGCGCTTCGGCGTCAGGCGCGTCGTCCTTACCTCCTCCATCTCTGCCATGGTCCCCAACCCCTCTTGGCCCCCCCACAAGCCCTTCGACGAGTCCTCCTGGACTGACCTCGATTACTGCAAAGCCCGCCAGGTACTTCTGAACATTGCGAAATTGTGAATTCATTCATTTTAATAGTATATTCGTTAACACAGATGTTGGTTAGGCCAGGACATTGAGTTTGCAGCCAAGTTCGAATCCCCACCCCCAgtaattagattaatttaaagtaatttagtatttaaaaaaaataggtataaTTGTTGGCAACTGATATGAATATGAAGATGAATGTgcataattatttaatttcgTACATACAGAAATGGTATCCGGTGTCAAAGACACTGGGTGAGAAAGCAGCGTGGGATTTTGCAGAGAAGCATGGATTGGATGTAGTGGCCATCCATCCAGCCACATGTCTTGGGCCGCTCCTGCAGCCTAGCACTCTCAATGCAAGCTGTGCTGTGTTGCTCAACTTGCTTCACGGTTCTGACGATACCCAAGAGTATCACTGGTTGGGGGCTGTCCATGTTCAAGACGTTGCCAAGGCACAACTTTTGCTATTTGAGACTCCTGCCGCTTCTGGCAGGTACCTTTGCACAAATGGTACCTTCCAATTTTCACACTTTGCTTCCACGGTCTCCAAACTCTATCCTCAATTTCCACTTCACAGGTTGGTGTAAAAGTTCCtcactttttgttatttacttgttgattttatatatGATAGATTTtatcatacatatatatatatatatatatatatattcacaaCAGTAGAGAACTCAGAAGATGATATTCTGGTTTTGTATTTCTGAATGAATGAAATTACAAGAGAATCTGAGTGTACATATTCAGTAGAATGCTTACGACACATAACCGACTATATAGCTTAATAGCTAACCGACTATATAGCTTAATAGCTAAGCAATCACTTAGCAGCACATGACCATACTCTAAACTTTATCCCCCCTCGATGTCAGCTGGGTAATCGCAGCCTGAGATTGGAACAATAATGAACAATGATTGGACTATGTAAACCTTTAGTCAAAAACATCCACAACCTGTTCTTCAGTGGGAATGTTCTGAAGCAGAATATCCTTGAATGATCCTCAAATGGGAAGTGATGGATTTGTTGTATTGCAAGTAGTGGGCAATTTGAAGTATACCTTATATCAGTGCAATGATCTCATTCAATGCGGTGCACTACTGACTATATTCTCTTGTTGCCTCATTTACATGATATGATTATTTGGTTATTGCTGTTTACCTACACAAAGATTGGAGATTCTCTCATTCTATTTTGGTTATTTCACAAGTtgtatgctttttttttttcattattgcctccatttttttttttctggaagCTGGACTCCGTATGCTTATAGGTGTCTTTTTTAAAAGGGTTTACAGTTGATTTACCCCCTGAACTTGTACGCTACTTTCAATTTGCATGCTCACTTTTTTTTCTAGAAAATTGAGCacacaaactaatttttattgtCAATTCCCCCTTACCGTCTAAAAATAAACATGTCATCCAATAAATCCatcaaatcattaaaaaatatattttttgaaaaaattaaagaaaaaaaatttcctatTGTCCTCCCCTTCCTCTTCAACCTTGCGGTTTTCTACCATTCACCCCATCCCATCCTAACCCGATTCCCCCATGACCACCACCGCAAGCCACCCTCCCTTTTCTccatctcttcctctctctctctccctttcccATTCAAGCTCCCCCCCATCCCCCATCACATACCCACGAACCTATAACCCCCGCAACcacccattttcttttcccccATTGCCCCAGGATCACCACCGCAAGCCACCCTCCCTTTTCTccatctcttcctctctctctctctctctctcttcccccctCCCATCTGTATTTTCAATTACAACAAAAGGGAAAGAGATGAAGTGGGTGCCCCCTctgtttattaaaataaaatttttattttatattatttcaacatataaaatgattaatttgTCATCATATTTAACGGCacattggatgaaatgttgagatTTAGACGGTAGGGGGGAATTGGCAATAAAAATTAGTTCGTGtacttaattttccaaaaaaaaatttgagggtgcaaattgaaaatatcGTACAAGTTTAAGGGGTAAATCAACAGTAaacccttttaaaaaaaagctccctcccccccccccccccttttttttttttttgcttcaaGACAGTCCCGGGTCTTGATGATTTgacaattttgaatttgaaagatGATATGCATCAATCTAATGATTGCCCATACTACTTTTAATGTCTTGGGATGCATGAAGTACTTGTAGTGTAATTTAACAAGTTTGTAATCACTTTTGTTGTCATTGCATCAATTCTTCATTCTTTCCCTAGGGTGGTCTTGTATGATTTAAGGGAAAGGCTTTTTACAACTAGCTTTgccttttcataatttttcatcGATAGTAagaatttcaaattgtttgaGGCAAGTTGGACCAAGGTTAATTGGGCAGTGCATGTCAGATGGAAACAGGCTTCAAGTGAACCCAAAGATAAtccaataaaacaaaattaaagttGTCATTGATACCAACTTGTATCGGTACAGTTTGGTGACAATGTAGACATGTTTTGATTTAGATACTGTTGATTGAATCATATTATCGTTACTGGTTCCATAGAGAGAAGTAGGTGTTGATGTTGACTTGAACGACTTACAGGTTTAGTGAGGAAACCCAACCAGGCCTGAAGGAATGCAAGGATGCTGCAAAGAGGTTGATCGATCTAGGGATGGTCTTTAAACCAGTTGAAGATGCCGTCAGGGACACAGTGGAGAGCCTCAAAGCTAAAGGCTTTTTGAAGCAGGAAATGTTCCCATCCAATTAAAATAGTTGGCAGTAATAATGAGTTCAAATGAAATGCACCTTTTTAtcattgccttttcttttgttggttcCAGAAGTGCATTATCCTGGGTCGGAATATCATTAtgattatacatatatatatatatatatatacatatttaaaAGTAAACTATAATTGTTTTAGTGAATTAGTTCCCCAAAACCATTACACTCACTCTCTCGTGTTCTGTTTACTGCACAATCACAGTATTCTGAAACTACAAGCATGTGATGAGATGATGAAGAGCATCAGTCCAAATTTCACAAATCCAGGCCGCATACAATTGCAGATGACTGGATTggaatattaattaattttattgcaCTGGACAACTGGCCTAATCTAAAATATACTTGTTATATGAATGAATGATGAGTGAATACCAGgacaatgagagagagagagagagagagagagagagagagtagaagGTAGAAGGTCCTTCCTATTATTCTAAGGCACGTGATTGGGGGTCCTCCGAATGAACGAAGGAGAGAGTGGGTGTTTGAGGGGCGTCTTTGTCGCCCGGCACCAGGCAAAGCTTAGATGATAAAACAGTCTTTGGCTTAAGCTAGCTTACTATTGGTCATTCTTTTTTGCCACTCTGTTTCTGTTAGTTTTTAGCCTGTTTATCTTTTTCCTCTGTCCTCTTGCTTGGAAGTTGCAACTCTTTgccttgttttatttttaaaagcctCCAACACTCCATGTGCATATCATCTTCCCTACCCTTGCTCTCACCCCTTTTTTGACAACAAAAGAATCAATCCATTCCTCCACCCATTTTACTATTCTTCTGATttttgaggagagagagagagagagagagagagagagacaagtGCAGTTCCAAATCATGGAGGTTCCTCTGGCATTGCATGTGCTTCAATCACCTCTCGGCCCACTTGATATTATTCATATTCTACTACTACACTTATAAacttttcttccttgtttgtttatatatcCTTCCAACAGTTGTTTCACAAATAAGTCACAATCTCCCCTAAGCTTAAAGCAAGCAGCTTaatgtgaaaagaaaagaaaagaaaagagacaAGCCTCCAACTCCATTCAATTCAGAGCAAAGCAGATCACCACAAGACGAGATTAGAGATGACAAGTCCAGCACCTTGCAGCCGATCCTGGTAATCTCTAGCTAGCGTTTCTTACTtaattcattttcattctaTCTTCTCTGCTATCTATGATGAGTCTGAGTAATTTACTAAttaccaacaacaacaacaacaacaacaacaacaaatgaATTCACTCACAGGTCCATAAGTGAGGACTCGCTTAAAAGGTATGTGCAGTTTGCAAGTGAAAGCTGCATACAAGAGTTACTGTCTGCTTCAGACTCGAACAGGGACACTAGGGTTGGGGCTGGGAATAATGCCAATGATGGCTGGAAGGTTCTTACTCTGGACAACGGAGTAGAGA
The window above is part of the Prunus dulcis chromosome 1, ALMONDv2, whole genome shotgun sequence genome. Proteins encoded here:
- the LOC117615410 gene encoding tetraketide alpha-pyrone reductase 1 encodes the protein MDEKKKRKEKKEEAVCVTGANGFLGSWLVKTLLEEGYTRIHASVYPASDSSHLLNLPAACGLPPHDINITIFEADLLDADAVARAIEDCHGVFHVASPCTLEDPTDPQAELVLPAVQGTLNVLQAALRFGVRRVVLTSSISAMVPNPSWPPHKPFDESSWTDLDYCKARQKWYPVSKTLGEKAAWDFAEKHGLDVVAIHPATCLGPLLQPSTLNASCAVLLNLLHGSDDTQEYHWLGAVHVQDVAKAQLLLFETPAASGRYLCTNGTFQFSHFASTVSKLYPQFPLHRFSEETQPGLKECKDAAKRLIDLGMVFKPVEDAVRDTVESLKAKGFLKQEMFPSN